A window of Lepidochelys kempii isolate rLepKem1 chromosome 1, rLepKem1.hap2, whole genome shotgun sequence contains these coding sequences:
- the LOC140898644 gene encoding LOW QUALITY PROTEIN: trypsin I-P38-like (The sequence of the model RefSeq protein was modified relative to this genomic sequence to represent the inferred CDS: substituted 1 base at 1 genomic stop codon), producing the protein MKYILVVAFLGAAVAFPIDDTDDDKIVGGYTCPKNFLLYQASLNIGYHFCGGALINSRWVVSAAHCYKSSIQVRLGEHNLAVREGTEQFINSAKVIRHQNYSPXTLDNDIMLIKLASAATLKPYINTIALLTSCVATGTQCLISGWGNTLSSGANYPDLLQCLKVPVLSPSKCSGAYPGQITSNMICIGYLEGGKDSCQGDSGVLVVCNGRLQGIVFWGIGCAQKGYPGVYTKACNYVSWIQNTIATN; encoded by the exons atgaaATACATCCTGGTTGtagcctttctgggagcagctg TTGCCTTCCCCATTGATGACACTGATGATGACAAGATCGTGGGAGGCTACACATGCCCAAAGAACTTTTTGCTCTACCAGGCATCCCTGAACATCGGGTACCATTTCTGTGGAGGTGCCCTCATTAACAGCAGATGGGTTGTCTCAGCCGCTCACTGCTACAAATC CTCTATCCAGGTGAGGCTTGGAGAACACAACCTGGCAGTCAGAGAAGGCACTGAACAGTTCATTAATTCAGCCAAAGTCATCCGTCACCAGAATTACAGCCCCTAGACGCTGGACAATGACATCATGCTCATCAAGCTGGCCAGTGCAGCTACCCTCAAACCCTACATCAACACAATTGCCCTGCTGACCAGCTGTGTGGCCACTGGCACCCAGTGCCTGATCTCTGGCTGGGGCAACACCCTCAGCAGTGG TGCTAACTACCCTGACCTCCTGCAGTGCCTGAAAGTTCCTGTCCTGTCCCCCAGCAAGTGCAGCGGTGCCTATCCAGGACAAATCACTAGTAACATGATCTGTATCGGATACCTGGAGGGGGGCAAAGATTCCTGTCAG GGGGATTCCGGTGTCCTAGTAGTCTGCAATGGGAGACTCCAAGGGATTGTCTTCTGGGGAATTGGTTGTGCACAGAAAGGCTACCCCGGGGTCTACACTAAAGCGTGCAACTATGTCTCCTGGATCCAAAATACCATCGCTACCAACTGA